From a single Ascaphus truei isolate aAscTru1 chromosome 2, aAscTru1.hap1, whole genome shotgun sequence genomic region:
- the LOC142488191 gene encoding uncharacterized protein LOC142488191 yields the protein MSRVHMMHCHGNLTSREPQRQVAPGGHVSPETEQVSSPGSCSSTHLEEHDDEDDDDDATAIDTEIQSSEHEEVPIETVLPPNRPSTTTYDAIVASEGKIVEAENRRHSDLMTVLERMIALQEETISQLAHLHRVFIEVPKQLQKINTSFEALVVQQTQANYLRMTTVPHLNFNTSQAGSLHAGHFSPHASELHSPGPNVTAQVADIAVQVPDDILPLPSVQNQELTPTKEATKTKHHKQLLLTSFWAQTKKDTHETDQPSLVQCLPTCSHVSVGTSPVGESLPKSPVGESLPKSPVAEQSMPTSPVVEQSLPTSPVVCSCTRELVEILTVIINE from the exons atgtcaaGAGTTCACAtgatgcattgccatggcaatctGACTTCACGTGAAccacagagacaag ttgcccctggaggacatgtgtcacctgagacggaacaagtgtcttcacctgggtcatgcagctcaacacacctagaag aacatgatgatgaagatgatgatgatgatgccaccgccatagacacagaaatacaatcaagtgagcatgaagaggttccaattgaaacagttttaccgccaaatcgtccatcaactaccacatacgatgcaattgtagcttctgagggaaaaattgtggaagcagaaaatcgacgccattctgatctgatgacagtgctggaaaggatgattgcactgcaggaagaaacgatatcacaattggcacatctccacagagtcttcattgaagtgcctaaacagttgcaaaaaatcaacacctcattcgaagcattagttgttcagcaaacccaagcaaattacttgagaatgactactgtaccacatttaaacttcaacacctcacaggcaggatctttacatgctggtcatttttcaccacatgcatctgagcttcattccccaggtccgaatgttaccgctcaagtagcagacattgctgtgcaggttcctgacgacatcctaccgctgccatctgtacaaaatcaggagctgacacctacaaaggaggcgacaaaaacaaaacaccacaagcagttactactgaccagtttttgggcacaaacaaaaaaagacacacatgaaacagaccaaccatcacttgtgcagtgtctaccaacttgctcacatgtgtcagtgggcacaagccctgtcggtgagtcactgcccaaaagccctgtaggtgagtcactgcccaaaagccctgtagctGAACAGTcaatgcccacaagccctgtagttgaacagtcactgcccacaagccctgtag tatgttcttgtacacgtgaacttGTGGAAATTTTAACAGtcataattaatgaatag